A genomic stretch from Thermonema lapsum includes:
- a CDS encoding RNA polymerase sigma factor, producing MEDKDILALIKKEESRQYGFQRLVRKYQKQVYYHIRRMVVSHEDADDLTQETFVKVWQNIDKFREDAKLYTWIYRIATNEALRFLDKKKRRWGLPLVNVEEQLEKLLDKGTHISADEISLKLQKAMLRLPEKQRLVFQMKYFDDMKYDEIAEVLGTTVGNLKAAYHWAVKKIEAYLMQD from the coding sequence ATGGAAGACAAGGATATTCTGGCTTTGATAAAAAAAGAAGAGAGCCGGCAATATGGATTTCAACGGTTGGTGCGCAAATACCAAAAACAAGTATATTATCACATTCGCCGCATGGTGGTGAGCCATGAAGATGCCGACGACCTGACGCAAGAAACCTTCGTAAAAGTATGGCAAAACATAGATAAGTTCAGAGAAGACGCCAAGCTTTACACTTGGATTTACCGCATTGCCACGAACGAAGCCCTTCGTTTCTTGGACAAAAAAAAGCGGCGTTGGGGCTTGCCGCTGGTCAATGTGGAAGAGCAGCTCGAAAAACTGCTCGATAAGGGCACCCACATCAGCGCCGATGAAATCAGCCTCAAATTACAGAAAGCCATGCTTCGCCTGCCCGAAAAACAGCGCCTTGTGTTCCAGATGAAATATTTCGACGACATGAAATACGATGAAATAGCCGAAGTGTTGGGTACGACCGTTGGCAATCTGAAGGCAGCCTACCACTGGGCAGTGAAAAAAATAGAAGCCTATTTAATGCAAGATTAA